Below is a window of Corynebacterium kalinowskii DNA.
TGTAGTAGCCAGTCAGCGACATGACCACGATCAGAAATACGTTCATCCAGTGCTGGAAGCGCAGCGACTTGCTCCACAGATGCACGCGCACCCACTGGTTGTTTCCTTCGTGACCGTGCTCTTCGGGCTTATCGACGCCCATCGCCACGAATCCCTCAACGTAGTATTGCGACTTCTGCCCAATCGGGTCAACGTCGGCCACGGCGACAGTCATGATGCGGTGCCCGAGGATGCGTGCGGCTTCAAAGTTATCCATGAAGTCGCGCTTCTTGGTGCGCTCCATCGACGCTTTGTCGAGGATCGTCTTGGTCTCACCGCGCATGACGAGCTGCTTGCCCCGGCCTTCGCTAATGCTGGCCAGGGAGAACCGGCCGTTGTCGGTGACAGGAACGTATTCATCGGCCACCACCGTGCCAGCCTCGCGCTGGAGCGCCATTTCCACTGGGTCAGTGGTTCCGGCGCGCGAAGCGGCGGCGAATCGCAGGATCTCATCCGGGGTGTATTTTCCGGCGGAGTACACCTGCGCAATCCGAATCTCTTTCAGAGCGGTCATGAGGTCATCACCTGGAATAATGGCTTGCCATCAGGGTCCAGGACGTGGACCGCGCAGGCCATACATGGGTCGAAGGAGTGGATGGTTCGCATTGGCTCCAGTGGCTGTGTTGGATCGACGAGTGGGTGCTTGCCGTCGCCGGAGAGCGCCTCCTCGTATGGGCCAAGCTGATCCTTTGGATCGCGACCCGATGCTAGCCAGGTGGTCGGAACCACGGCCTGGTAGCGAGTGACCTTTTCGCCTTCGATAGTGACCCAGTGGCTGAGGCAACCGCGGGCAACCTCGACGAAGGCATAGCCAGAGCAGTCCTTTGGCCAGGACTTTGGCTCCCACTTGGTGGAGTCGAAGACGTCGATGTCGCCGTCGCGAATGCCCGCGACGAACTCCGGAAGCAGCTTGTTGATCATCTGATCGGCGTTAGTAGCGGCTTCGATAGCGCGGGCCAGCGTGCGGCCAGCTGTCGAGTTCATCTGCTCCAGGGTGATGCCGAGCTTCAGCATCGCGGTATCAAGAAGCTGCTTCGTCTTTGGCTCGTCCTGTGCGTAGGCCAGGAGTACGCGTGCGACCGGGCCCATCTGCATTGGGCGACCATCGTAGCGAGGTGCCTTGGACCAGGTGTACTTAGGGTCATCAGCCAGCCACTCGTACGGAGGCTTCGGCCCGGTGTATTCGACATCGGTCTCACCGACTGATGGGTGCTTGCCGGCGTCATCGCCTTCTTCGTAGGCGTACCAGGCAGAGGAGATGAACTCCTCGATCTTGGACTCATCGAATGGGTGAATCGTACGGAAGTCTCCATCCAGGAAGATGCCTGGCTTCACATCCTTGTTCGGCGTGGAAACCGGTATTCCGTCCTTGACTTTTCCGGCATACACAGTGCCTTGCATACCGACGGCCATCATGTTGTCCGAGGACTTGCCGATATCGAAGTAGTCCTTGTACACACCCATGATTGCGAGCGCGTCAGGCACGTAGCACTCATTGACGAATTCGTCGATCTCCTTGACCCACTCACGAATGTTGTTCAGTGAGACCTCATTGACCGTTTCGGACTTATCCGGGTCAATGGAGCAGGCCATGCCGCCCACCAGGAAGTTCGGGTGTGGGTTCTTGCCACCAAAGACGGTGGAGATTCGGATCATGGAGCGCTGGAACTCCAGGGCGTCCAGATAGTGAGAGACCGCCATGAGGTTGGCCTCTGGCGGGAGCCGGTAATCAGGGTGATCCCAGTAGCCATTGGTGAAGATCGACAGCTGACCGGAGGCCAGCACATCTTCCAGAGTCTTCTTTACCTTGGCAAACTTATCTACGGAGTTCAGCTTCCAGGTCGATCCGATGGAGCGAGCGAACTCAACGGTCTTTTCTGGGTCGGCCTTGGAGGCAGAGACTACGTTCACCCAGTCCAAAGCGTGCAGGTGGTAGAAGTGCACCACGTGATCGTGGATGCCGTGGGAGCCGAGCACCAACTGACGGATCAGCTGAGCTTGCTTCGGAGGGTGGGAGCCGATGGCATCCTCAACCGCGGCGACGGAAGCCACGGAGTGGACACCGGTGCAGACACCGCAGATGCGACCAACGAACGCCCACACATCGCGTGGGTCGCGGTCCTTGACGATCGTTTCGATCCCGCGGAACTGGGTGGTTTCCGCCCATGCCTTGGAGATCTTTTCGCCATCACGCTCGAGTTCGAGACGCAGATGGCCTTCGATACGGGTCAGCGGGTCAATGACAACGCGCTCAGTAGCCATTAGCTTTCCTTCTTTTCTGCCACAGGGGCGTCGCCGAATGCGGCCAGAGTTTTATCGTCTTGGGAAGAGTCGCGGACTGGGATGGACTTGAATAGCGTCATACCGCCGTGAATGGCAGTACCGACAGCCGCTGCCCCAATCAGACCCAGGCCGACCTTCTCCACCGGTTCCTCGATGCCAAAGCCAGTTACGTTCGGCAGTTCCTTGTAGAACGGCGTGAACTTGTCAAAGAAGTCCTTTTCCGTACAACCAATGCACGGGTGCCCCGCGCCGATTGGCCAGCCGGACTTGAGATTCCATTGGACGATCGGGCAGGGGCTGAAGGTGGAAGGTCCCTTACAGCCGACTTCGTAGAGGCACCAACCGTTTCGGGCACCTTCATCGTCGAAGGAGCGGACGAACTGACCGGCGTCAAAGTGGGCGCGACGTGGGCAGGAATCGTGAATGCGCTGATCATAGGCGAACAGCGGGCGCCCTTCGGCATCGACCTCGGGGGCCTTGCCGTCGTGCGTGAGGATGTATGTCAGAGAGGCGGTGATCACTTCGCCGATCGGTGGGCAGCCGGAGACATTGATGACTGGCTTGTCCTTGATGATTTCATCGACGCCGACCGCTCCGGTTGGGTTTGGCCGCGCCGCCTGAACGGATCCATAAACGGCGCACGCACCAACGGCGAGGACAACCGTGGCGTTCTCGGCCGCTTCCTTCAAGACCTGCTCGACCGACTTTCCGCCGATGGTGCAGTAGATTCCATCGTCCTTGAGCGGGACCGAGCCGTTGACGACGAGGATGTGCGGCTCCTTGTTGACGTCATGCAATGCCTGCTCAGCTGCCGTACCAGAGGCTGCCATGACGAGGTCGTTGTAGTTCACCGAAAGCAGCTCGAGAACCATCTCCTCTACAGTTGCGCCACCGGAGCGGATCGTGGATTCCATGCAGCCGGTACATTCCTGGAGTTGGAGCCAGGCAACATTCGGCTTCTTGACGGCGCCGAGCTTGTCGGCGATTTCTTGGGCGGCTGCTTCCGGCATTTGTGCCAGCGGTGATCCCACTGCATAAACACCGGCGAGTGCGCCGCACATTTTGAGGAAGTCTCGACGCGGCACTCCGCGGAGTTCCAAGTTGTCGGCGAGGGTTTTCCCTTGCCAGTTAGCACCAAAATTCATTTGGCGAGCCCCATTTCTGTTGGTGTGACTCTAGGCACAAATACACTAGTGTCGTGACGACACCTCTATTAGCACCGTATCAAGTAACACCGGAGTTGTGCAGTGGATATGACCACCCCGCAAACCAGACATTGTTCAACATTATCGAAAAGTGTGAAAAGGGCCACTGAGCTGGGATTACAATACAACATTGTTGCGTAATTCAAGGACCGAATCGCTCCACGGATTGCCACATCTAGCTGCGCACATAAGACTGTCAACAATGGCGAAAGCCCCCCTTACTTCTCAGCAAGAGGGGCCCCAAACAAAAACGCAATCTTCGTCACATTTCTGATTGCTAATACATCAATCCAACCCATTCGGGGCAGAAACCCACTTGATCCAGGCATCCATTCCCTCACCTGTCTTCGCTGACACGTGGAAGATTTTCACCCCTGGGTTCACCTTCTCGAGGTTCGCTGTGAACAGCTCCATGTCAAAGTCCAGGTGTGGCAGTAGGTCGATCTTGTTGACCACCACGGCTTCTACTGAGCGGAACATGACCGGGTATTTCAGTGGCTTGTCCTCACCTTCGGTCACGGAGTAGACCATAGCCTTGCGATGCTCGCCCACCTCAAACTCCGCAGGGCACACCAGGTTGCCCACATTCTCAATGAGCACGAGGTCAAGCTTGGACAGGTCCAACCCCTTCAGCGCCTTCGCCACCATCGGCGCATCCAGGTGGCACTCGCCACCGAAACCGTTACCGGTGTTGAGCAGAGAAATCTGAGCCCCGTAGCCCTCGAGCCGATCGGCGTCGATAGCGGTTTCAATGTCGCCTTCGACAATGCCGACTCGCACCTTGCCTTGTAGCGCTTCCAAGGTCTTTTGCAGCACCGAGGTCTTTCCAGAACCCGGCGCGCTCATCAAGTTGATGCAATGCACGCCGTGCTGGTCAAAGGCTTCGCGGTTGTGCGCAGCCAGGTGGTCGTTTTCGGCGAAGATATCCTCGAGCACCACGATGCGCTCGCGGCCGGTCTCATAGCCGGAGTGGTCGCCATGCTCACTGGTAGCTGGGTCGATGTGGTCGAGGTGGACGTGCTCGCCGTGGTCGTGATCATGGTCGTGATGCTCGTGGTCATGATCGTGGCTGTGCACGGTGCCGTCGTCGTGGCGGTGGAAACGTCCCATGGGTTAGCTCCTTGCTACTTCAATGTCGAGGATGGTGAATTCGTTGCCGGCGGTAACTTCTGCGGGCTGGCCACATTCCGGGCAGGTGAAATCCAAGTCGTCCAATTGCGTCTCATGCCCGTTCGGACACGTCACGCTTAACGGCACCCAGTGTATGTCCAATGTCGCTCCGGCGAGTTCGGTGTCTTTGATGACGAACCCCCAGGCGTATTCCAATGTCTCAGGAACCACTTGGCGCAGCGCTCCGATCTGCATCCGCACGCTATAAACCTTGGCCCCCTTCGCGGCGCGGGAAACGGCACGTGCGAGCTGGGTACTGAGTGCAACTTCATGCATGGATTCCAGTCTAGGCTTAAGTGCTATGAAGATTCGTCGGCTGTACCGCTTGCGCGGCGTAGTTCAAGGCGTTGGTTTTCGCCCGCATGTAGCTCAAACGGCGGCCCGCTTCCCCATTACTGGCCTGTGCGGGAACGATGACCGCGAGGTATTTGTCGAGGCCGAGGGCTTGCCCTCCGACGTCTCAGCGTTTATCGACGCCGTGCTCGTCACCCTGCCACCACTTGCGAGCGTACTGTCTGTCACCACCGAGGAACTGCCGCTTATCGACGACCATTCCTTCCGCATCGTGTCCTCGCGCCATGTCCCCGGAGTGCGCACTCTCATGCCACCTGATGTGGCGACGTGCGCAGACTGTTTGGCCGACATGGCTGATCCTTCAAATAGGCGGTACCAGTACCCGTTTACTACCTGCACCAATTGCGGGCCGCGGCTGACGATCATCGAGGATCTCCCTTATGACCGTCCGCTGACCACGATGAAGAAGTTCCCGATGTGCCCGGAGTGCGCGGCTGAATACACGGATGTCAATGATCGCCGTTATCACGCGCAGCCGATTTCCTGCCCAAACTGTGGCCCGCGGTTGTGGCTGGAAGGAATCGACTCGGAAGATCCCATCAGTACGGCTCAGGAGCTGCTGGTCCAAGGAAAGATCCTGGCGGTCAAAGGGCTCGGCGGTTTTCACCTGCTCTGCGATGCCCGAAATGAACAAGCTGTGGCCGAGCTGCGGCGTCGAAAAGCCCGGCCCGGCAAGCCCTTCGCGGTGATGACACCTGACTTAGATTTCGCGGTATTGACGGATGAACAGCAGGAATTGTTGGAGTCCCCAGCACATCCGATAGTGATTGCGCCAATGAGCAGTACTTATGACCTCGCCCCCTCGGTGGCTCCGGGGCTGTCGGACGTGGGCGTCATGTTGCCGTACACACCGCTACACACCTTGCTGGTGGACCGCCCACTGGTAGCCACGTCCGGAAACCTCTCCGGCGAACCACTGTGCTTTACCAACGAGGGCGCCATAGCTCGGCTCAGTGAGTTCGCGGATGCCTTCTTGCTGCACGACCGCGATATCTACGTGCCGGTGGAAGACTCCGTGTTTCTGGAGTCGATGCCGGTACGCCGCTCCCGCGGGTACGCTCCCCTCCCCTTC
It encodes the following:
- a CDS encoding nickel-dependent hydrogenase large subunit, which translates into the protein MATERVVIDPLTRIEGHLRLELERDGEKISKAWAETTQFRGIETIVKDRDPRDVWAFVGRICGVCTGVHSVASVAAVEDAIGSHPPKQAQLIRQLVLGSHGIHDHVVHFYHLHALDWVNVVSASKADPEKTVEFARSIGSTWKLNSVDKFAKVKKTLEDVLASGQLSIFTNGYWDHPDYRLPPEANLMAVSHYLDALEFQRSMIRISTVFGGKNPHPNFLVGGMACSIDPDKSETVNEVSLNNIREWVKEIDEFVNECYVPDALAIMGVYKDYFDIGKSSDNMMAVGMQGTVYAGKVKDGIPVSTPNKDVKPGIFLDGDFRTIHPFDESKIEEFISSAWYAYEEGDDAGKHPSVGETDVEYTGPKPPYEWLADDPKYTWSKAPRYDGRPMQMGPVARVLLAYAQDEPKTKQLLDTAMLKLGITLEQMNSTAGRTLARAIEAATNADQMINKLLPEFVAGIRDGDIDVFDSTKWEPKSWPKDCSGYAFVEVARGCLSHWVTIEGEKVTRYQAVVPTTWLASGRDPKDQLGPYEEALSGDGKHPLVDPTQPLEPMRTIHSFDPCMACAVHVLDPDGKPLFQVMTS
- a CDS encoding hydrogenase small subunit translates to MNFGANWQGKTLADNLELRGVPRRDFLKMCGALAGVYAVGSPLAQMPEAAAQEIADKLGAVKKPNVAWLQLQECTGCMESTIRSGGATVEEMVLELLSVNYNDLVMAASGTAAEQALHDVNKEPHILVVNGSVPLKDDGIYCTIGGKSVEQVLKEAAENATVVLAVGACAVYGSVQAARPNPTGAVGVDEIIKDKPVINVSGCPPIGEVITASLTYILTHDGKAPEVDAEGRPLFAYDQRIHDSCPRRAHFDAGQFVRSFDDEGARNGWCLYEVGCKGPSTFSPCPIVQWNLKSGWPIGAGHPCIGCTEKDFFDKFTPFYKELPNVTGFGIEEPVEKVGLGLIGAAAVGTAIHGGMTLFKSIPVRDSSQDDKTLAAFGDAPVAEKKES
- the hypB gene encoding hydrogenase nickel incorporation protein HypB, translating into MGRFHRHDDGTVHSHDHDHEHHDHDHDHGEHVHLDHIDPATSEHGDHSGYETGRERIVVLEDIFAENDHLAAHNREAFDQHGVHCINLMSAPGSGKTSVLQKTLEALQGKVRVGIVEGDIETAIDADRLEGYGAQISLLNTGNGFGGECHLDAPMVAKALKGLDLSKLDLVLIENVGNLVCPAEFEVGEHRKAMVYSVTEGEDKPLKYPVMFRSVEAVVVNKIDLLPHLDFDMELFTANLEKVNPGVKIFHVSAKTGEGMDAWIKWVSAPNGLD
- a CDS encoding hydrogenase maturation nickel metallochaperone HypA, whose protein sequence is MHEVALSTQLARAVSRAAKGAKVYSVRMQIGALRQVVPETLEYAWGFVIKDTELAGATLDIHWVPLSVTCPNGHETQLDDLDFTCPECGQPAEVTAGNEFTILDIEVARS
- the hypF gene encoding carbamoyltransferase HypF, whose amino-acid sequence is MKIRRLYRLRGVVQGVGFRPHVAQTAARFPITGLCGNDDREVFVEAEGLPSDVSAFIDAVLVTLPPLASVLSVTTEELPLIDDHSFRIVSSRHVPGVRTLMPPDVATCADCLADMADPSNRRYQYPFTTCTNCGPRLTIIEDLPYDRPLTTMKKFPMCPECAAEYTDVNDRRYHAQPISCPNCGPRLWLEGIDSEDPISTAQELLVQGKILAVKGLGGFHLLCDARNEQAVAELRRRKARPGKPFAVMTPDLDFAVLTDEQQELLESPAHPIVIAPMSSTYDLAPSVAPGLSDVGVMLPYTPLHTLLVDRPLVATSGNLSGEPLCFTNEGAIARLSEFADAFLLHDRDIYVPVEDSVFLESMPVRRSRGYAPLPFPLPGSGTVLAVGGELKNTFCLAHDDVAHVSAHIGDMGSLASQQAFDRSVQQMLTMQRCEPELVVCDMHPNYATTAWAERSGYPVLPVQHHYAHALSLMASHGRFEGPFACATLDGTGYGTDGTVWGGEILVLSEDLRSFEHAWHLPHFPIVGGDRAVRQPWRLAMGLAHAWDLPFSYSHEEAAQVSLQLSKGIGLVQTSSMGRLFDAVAAMLGVCTEQTYEAQAAMELERAATGSLRSAASTWRELMLEVLESSVPVPERAMRFHHGSAVLIARSLQECGIPLVGVTGGCALNRLFMGFLRTELAELELLEHTSVPANDGGLSLGQALAGRLYLEEN